In Proteus vulgaris, one DNA window encodes the following:
- a CDS encoding cation acetate symporter: protein MSKLLYTISLFLLSSTAVYAAAITEGGEKQPMNIQAIIMFLIFVGLTLYITYWASKRTRSRSDYYTAGGKITGFQNGMAIAGDFMSAASFLGISALVYTSGYDGLIYSIGFLIGWPIILFIIAERLRNLGRYTFADVVSYRLSPKPIRTLSAIGSLVVVALYLIAQMVGAGKLIELLFGLNYHIAVVLVGILMVLYVLFGGMLATTWVQIIKAILLLAGASFMAVMVMKAVDFNFNTLFKEAVNVHSKGASIMSPGGLVSDPISALSLGLALMFGTAGLPHIIMRFFTVSDAKEARKSVFYATGFIGYFYILTFIIGFGAILLVSPNPVFKDATGALIGGTNMAAVHLADAVGGNFFLGFISAVAFATILAVVAGLTLAGASAVSHDLYANVIKNGHADERKELNVSKVTVVILGIVAIGLGILFEKQNIAFMVGLAFSIAASCNFPIILLSMYWKGLTTRGAVAGGWSGLLIAVTLMILGPTIWVSILGHEKPIYPYEYPALFSMIIAFVVSWFFSITDKSSLGEQEKAKFQAQFIRSQIGLGIEQGKDH, encoded by the coding sequence ATGAGCAAATTACTCTACACAATAAGCCTATTTCTCCTCTCTTCAACCGCTGTTTATGCGGCTGCAATAACGGAAGGTGGTGAGAAACAACCGATGAATATTCAGGCTATTATTATGTTTCTGATATTTGTCGGTTTAACGCTTTATATCACTTATTGGGCCTCTAAACGTACTCGTTCACGTTCAGACTATTATACGGCTGGAGGAAAAATAACAGGATTTCAAAATGGGATGGCTATTGCAGGCGATTTTATGTCAGCAGCATCCTTTTTAGGGATTTCCGCACTCGTTTATACCTCTGGTTACGATGGTCTGATTTATTCAATAGGATTCCTCATCGGCTGGCCGATTATTCTTTTTATTATTGCTGAACGTTTACGTAATTTAGGACGTTATACCTTTGCTGATGTCGTCTCTTATCGATTAAGCCCTAAGCCTATTAGAACACTCTCTGCTATAGGCTCTTTAGTTGTGGTGGCTCTTTATCTGATTGCACAAATGGTCGGGGCTGGAAAACTAATCGAGCTACTTTTCGGCTTAAACTATCATATTGCTGTGGTGCTCGTCGGTATTCTCATGGTGCTGTATGTGTTATTTGGCGGCATGTTAGCAACGACATGGGTACAAATCATCAAAGCTATTTTATTACTCGCTGGTGCAAGTTTTATGGCTGTTATGGTCATGAAAGCGGTAGATTTTAATTTCAATACCTTATTTAAAGAAGCTGTAAATGTGCATTCAAAAGGAGCCTCAATTATGAGCCCAGGAGGATTAGTTTCTGATCCTATTTCTGCACTTTCTTTAGGTCTTGCATTAATGTTTGGTACAGCAGGACTTCCTCATATCATCATGCGCTTCTTTACGGTTAGTGATGCCAAAGAAGCCCGTAAGAGTGTCTTCTATGCGACAGGTTTTATCGGCTATTTCTATATTCTTACTTTTATCATTGGTTTCGGCGCTATCCTACTCGTTAGCCCTAATCCTGTGTTCAAGGATGCCACTGGCGCTTTAATTGGTGGCACAAACATGGCGGCAGTTCATCTTGCTGATGCTGTTGGGGGTAATTTCTTCCTAGGTTTTATCTCTGCGGTTGCTTTTGCCACTATATTAGCTGTTGTCGCAGGGTTGACTTTAGCCGGCGCATCCGCTGTTTCTCATGACCTTTATGCTAACGTCATTAAAAATGGCCATGCTGATGAACGTAAAGAACTTAATGTATCTAAAGTAACTGTTGTGATATTGGGGATAGTCGCTATTGGTTTAGGTATTCTATTTGAGAAGCAAAACATTGCCTTTATGGTAGGACTCGCTTTCTCAATAGCCGCAAGCTGTAACTTCCCAATCATTTTGCTATCAATGTATTGGAAAGGGCTAACAACACGTGGCGCTGTAGCTGGGGGATGGTCTGGTTTATTAATAGCCGTAACATTAATGATCTTAGGGCCAACAATTTGGGTCAGTATTTTAGGTCACGAAAAACCTATCTATCCTTATGAATATCCAGCATTATTTTCAATGATAATAGCATTTGTTGTTTCATGGTTTTTTTCAATTACAGATAAATCATCTTTAGGTGAGCAAGAAAAAGCGAAGTTTCAAGCACAATTTATTCGCTCTCAAATTGGCTTAGGAATTGAACAAGGTAAAGATCACTAA
- a CDS encoding phosphoethanolamine transferase: MYIEQKLYIVLIGWLLMLMCSGIYRSILGKIVTFIISALWSLNLSISLFFYREHDIAFSSSIAETFINTNGSETVGMLSYNKYYVLFYICSFSIYYFLIHKSARFSHLKTTINSVIAIIILIAIIPIYKNLALRNDNNTKLVSEYTLLNTPFYNAAALVRTFHENRQIKRIASQKVNYQYSKKDDNTEIYILIIGESVRRDHLGIYGYPHDTTPNLMKEKNNLILFENVYSPAPVTILSVPISLSNIGLEQLQDKNHYADNIVSLANHAGFKTYWLSNQGKGNQKTSVISVIANMAQNKKWNDFIGYDEELLPYLDKALNEPSTQKKFIILHTYGSHEPACNRFPNQDLKKFTQQEDDNCYDSSIAYTDKLINNIIEKVKDKPSSILYFADHALQRIDKNREVRYHHGVNTPRKEAYDIPLFIWYSPSTIKPIMSNEVLSKPYSTANNYWLLSSWLGIEHTSPNKCYSPLNDCYQPISPIMVIDGNKNLLNYDLLSSEEQEPQ; this comes from the coding sequence TTGTACATAGAACAAAAGCTTTATATTGTTCTCATCGGTTGGCTACTTATGCTGATGTGTAGTGGAATTTATCGTTCAATTCTAGGAAAAATAGTAACATTTATAATTAGTGCACTATGGTCTTTAAATCTGTCTATTTCTCTATTTTTCTATCGTGAACACGATATTGCATTTTCCTCGTCTATCGCAGAAACGTTTATAAATACTAACGGCAGTGAGACTGTTGGTATGCTTTCTTATAATAAATATTACGTATTATTTTATATATGTAGCTTCTCTATTTATTACTTTCTTATCCATAAGAGCGCTCGATTTTCTCATTTAAAAACCACGATAAATAGTGTTATTGCGATTATTATATTAATAGCGATTATTCCTATATATAAAAACTTAGCATTAAGAAATGATAACAATACTAAATTAGTCTCTGAATATACTCTTTTAAATACACCTTTTTATAATGCAGCCGCACTAGTTAGAACGTTTCATGAAAATCGTCAAATAAAAAGAATTGCTTCTCAAAAAGTTAATTATCAATATAGTAAAAAGGATGATAATACAGAGATTTATATTCTTATTATTGGAGAATCTGTTCGACGTGACCATTTAGGTATTTATGGTTATCCTCATGATACAACTCCAAATTTAATGAAAGAAAAAAATAATCTAATTCTTTTTGAGAATGTTTACTCTCCAGCCCCTGTAACTATTCTTTCTGTACCAATTTCTCTCTCAAATATAGGATTAGAGCAATTACAGGATAAAAATCATTACGCTGATAATATTGTTTCCCTCGCTAATCATGCTGGATTTAAAACTTATTGGCTAAGTAATCAAGGGAAAGGGAATCAAAAGACAAGTGTAATCTCGGTCATTGCTAATATGGCACAGAATAAAAAATGGAATGATTTTATTGGCTATGATGAAGAGCTACTTCCTTATTTAGATAAAGCACTTAATGAGCCATCTACACAGAAAAAATTTATTATTTTGCATACTTATGGTAGCCATGAACCTGCTTGTAACCGATTTCCAAATCAAGATTTAAAAAAATTCACACAACAAGAAGATGATAATTGTTATGACAGCTCTATCGCTTATACAGATAAGTTAATTAATAATATTATTGAAAAAGTAAAAGATAAACCCTCATCTATTCTATACTTTGCAGATCATGCTTTACAGCGCATCGATAAGAATAGAGAGGTTCGTTATCATCATGGTGTAAATACTCCACGAAAAGAAGCTTACGATATTCCTTTGTTCATTTGGTATAGCCCCTCTACAATAAAACCAATAATGAGTAATGAGGTTTTGAGCAAGCCTTATTCAACAGCAAATAATTATTGGTTATTAAGCAGTTGGCTTGGCATAGAGCATACTTCTCCCAATAAATGCTACTCACCATTAAATGATTGTTATCAACCCATATCACCAATAATGGTCATTGATGGTAATAAAAATCTCTTGAATTACGATTTATTGAGTTCTGAAGAACAAGAACCTCAATAA